The following coding sequences lie in one Halorarum halophilum genomic window:
- the argS gene encoding arginine--tRNA ligase → MFRQFRSAVEAALTEALADLGYPTDDLGIEEPPGDVDATLASSVAFRLAEEAGAPPPRVAGEVADALDVEGTEYLARVEPAGPYLNFFTDDAYLADTLLAARADDFGSLPDRGESVVVEHTSANPTGPVHVGRARNPIVGDAVANTLEYAGYDVERHYYVNDAGRQMAVFTWAFETFDESDLPDPDRDKPDYDLVRYYRKGNSFLEEGDEDEVTEAEAEIETIMRGLESGEEDAHERVSEVVDTVLSGMRETLSRLPAEFDEFVKETRFIRDGSAAEAVERLKDSEYAEIDDGAWVLDLSEWDIDKEFVFLRSDGTSLYTTRDLAHHEWKFDNYDRAVTVLGEDQRLHASQLEAALEVLGNDTDRLTSMFYSWVNLPGGEGMSTRRGTGVDLDDLLDEAIDRAREEVETRMDDRIRDDNLSEADVERIAEQVGVGAVRYDIVSKQPTKTITFEWDHALDFEAQSAPYVQYVHARCCGILDEAAAQGSTPADDVDASTLSTPEERALLATIARLPAVVEEAAEDLEPHRVATYTREFAETFNAFYRECPVLTAEDEATREARLALVAAARTTVANALDVLGVAAPESM, encoded by the coding sequence ATGTTCAGACAGTTCCGGTCGGCCGTCGAGGCGGCGCTGACGGAGGCGCTCGCCGACCTCGGGTACCCGACCGACGACCTCGGCATCGAGGAGCCGCCGGGCGACGTGGACGCGACGCTCGCCTCGAGCGTGGCGTTCCGCCTGGCCGAGGAGGCGGGCGCCCCGCCGCCCCGGGTCGCCGGTGAGGTGGCGGATGCGCTCGACGTTGAGGGCACGGAGTACCTCGCGCGCGTCGAACCCGCGGGGCCGTACCTCAACTTCTTCACCGACGACGCGTACCTCGCGGACACGCTTCTGGCCGCACGCGCCGACGACTTCGGTTCGCTCCCCGACCGGGGGGAGTCGGTCGTCGTCGAGCACACGTCCGCGAACCCGACCGGGCCCGTCCACGTCGGCCGCGCGCGCAACCCCATCGTCGGCGACGCGGTGGCGAACACCCTCGAGTACGCCGGGTACGACGTGGAGCGCCACTACTACGTGAACGACGCCGGCCGGCAGATGGCCGTGTTCACCTGGGCGTTCGAGACGTTCGACGAGTCCGACCTCCCCGACCCGGACCGCGACAAGCCCGACTACGACCTCGTGCGCTACTACCGCAAGGGGAACAGCTTCCTCGAGGAGGGCGACGAGGACGAGGTCACCGAGGCCGAGGCGGAGATCGAGACGATCATGCGTGGGCTCGAATCCGGCGAGGAGGACGCCCACGAGCGCGTAAGCGAGGTCGTCGACACGGTGCTCTCGGGGATGCGGGAGACGCTCTCGCGGCTCCCCGCGGAGTTCGACGAGTTCGTGAAGGAGACGCGGTTCATCCGCGACGGAAGCGCGGCCGAGGCGGTCGAGCGCCTCAAGGACAGCGAGTACGCCGAGATCGACGACGGCGCGTGGGTGCTCGACCTCTCCGAGTGGGACATCGACAAGGAGTTCGTCTTCCTCCGCTCGGACGGCACCTCGCTGTACACCACCCGCGACCTGGCCCACCACGAGTGGAAGTTCGACAACTACGACCGCGCGGTGACGGTGCTCGGCGAGGATCAGCGCCTGCACGCGAGCCAGCTCGAGGCCGCCCTCGAGGTCCTCGGCAACGATACGGACCGGCTCACCTCGATGTTCTACTCCTGGGTGAACCTCCCCGGGGGCGAGGGGATGAGCACCCGCCGCGGCACCGGCGTCGACCTCGACGACCTGCTGGACGAGGCGATCGACCGCGCCCGCGAGGAGGTCGAGACGCGGATGGACGACCGTATCCGCGACGACAACCTGTCCGAGGCCGACGTCGAGCGCATCGCGGAGCAGGTCGGCGTCGGCGCCGTGCGCTACGACATCGTCTCGAAGCAGCCGACCAAGACCATCACGTTCGAGTGGGACCACGCGCTCGACTTCGAGGCGCAGTCTGCACCGTACGTCCAGTACGTCCACGCGCGTTGTTGTGGCATCCTCGACGAGGCCGCGGCACAGGGCTCGACCCCGGCGGACGACGTAGACGCGTCCACGCTCTCGACGCCCGAGGAGCGGGCCCTGCTCGCGACGATCGCACGCCTCCCCGCCGTCGTCGAGGAGGCCGCCGAGGACCTCGAACCCCACCGCGTGGCGACGTACACCCGCGAGTTCGCGGAGACGTTCAACGCGTTCTACCGCGAGTGTCCGGTCCTCACCGCCGAGGACGAGGCGACCCGCGAGGCGCGCCTCGCGCTGGTCGCGGCCGCGCGGACGACGGTCGCGAACGCGCTCGACGTGCTCGGCGTCGCGGCTCCCGAGTCGATGTAG
- a CDS encoding DUF120 domain-containing protein, protein MATSARTVGHDEVAALKTVALRGGLREPVKVSCSALGEQLGASSQTASRRLQRLDEAGLLDRDVVSDGQWVSVTDRGERRLRTEYADYRRLFEDGTGLTLTGSVTGGMGEGRHYISLDGYMSQFRERLGYEPFPGTLNVELTEASVRAVAGLGSVDGIHIDGWEDEERTFGPATCYPARVETGDGSFEPTHVIVPERTHHDEEQLEIIAPLKLREELDLEDGDELTVILADETDGASSTGTSTNEADASGPGAHE, encoded by the coding sequence ATGGCAACCAGTGCGAGGACCGTCGGCCACGACGAGGTGGCCGCCCTGAAGACGGTCGCCCTCCGCGGCGGGCTGCGCGAGCCCGTCAAGGTCTCCTGTTCGGCGCTCGGCGAGCAACTCGGCGCGTCGAGCCAGACCGCCTCCCGCCGCCTCCAGCGGCTCGACGAGGCGGGCCTGCTCGACCGCGACGTGGTGAGCGACGGCCAGTGGGTCTCCGTGACCGACCGCGGCGAGCGTCGGTTACGCACCGAGTACGCCGACTACCGCCGTCTGTTCGAGGACGGTACCGGCCTCACGCTCACCGGCTCGGTCACCGGCGGCATGGGCGAGGGTCGCCACTACATCTCCCTCGACGGGTACATGAGTCAGTTCCGCGAGCGCCTCGGCTACGAGCCGTTCCCGGGGACGCTGAACGTCGAACTGACGGAGGCGTCCGTGCGGGCCGTCGCGGGGCTCGGCTCGGTGGACGGCATCCACATCGACGGATGGGAGGACGAGGAGCGGACGTTCGGCCCGGCGACGTGCTACCCGGCGCGCGTCGAGACGGGCGACGGCTCGTTCGAGCCGACCCACGTCATCGTCCCCGAACGGACCCACCACGACGAGGAGCAGCTGGAGATCATCGCGCCGCTGAAGCTCCGGGAGGAGCTCGACCTCGAGGACGGTGACGAACTCACCGTCATCCTTGCGGACGAGACCGACGGCGCGTCGTCGACCGGGACGTCGACGAACGAGGCGGACGCGTCCGGCCCGGGGGCGCACGAATGA
- the ribB gene encoding 3,4-dihydroxy-2-butanone-4-phosphate synthase — translation MSRKQAAQFDRALAAFRAGDPVLIHDFADREGETDIVYPAEAVTPADVARMRNDAGGLVCLALSDAVARAVDLPFLDDAVDHPAAGDHDLGYDDRSSFSLPVNHRDTYTGITDEDRARTITELASMADAVDAGVDYGPEEFAAEFRSPGHVHLLRGAPGLLADRVGHTELGLALAAEAGRAPAVVVCEMLDDESGAALSPDAAREYARRTGVPYVEGEELVEALS, via the coding sequence ATGAGCCGCAAGCAGGCGGCGCAGTTCGACCGCGCGCTGGCGGCGTTCCGCGCGGGCGACCCCGTGTTGATCCACGACTTCGCGGACCGGGAGGGCGAGACCGACATCGTCTACCCCGCCGAGGCCGTCACGCCGGCCGACGTGGCGCGAATGCGCAACGACGCCGGCGGCCTCGTCTGCCTGGCGCTCTCGGACGCGGTCGCCCGTGCGGTCGACCTCCCCTTCCTCGACGACGCGGTCGACCACCCGGCGGCCGGCGACCACGACCTCGGCTACGACGACCGGTCGTCGTTCTCGCTCCCGGTGAACCACCGCGACACGTACACCGGAATCACCGACGAGGACCGCGCGCGCACCATCACGGAACTCGCCTCGATGGCGGACGCCGTCGACGCCGGCGTCGACTACGGTCCCGAGGAGTTCGCCGCCGAGTTCCGCTCGCCGGGTCACGTCCACCTCCTGCGGGGGGCGCCCGGCCTCCTCGCCGACCGGGTCGGCCACACCGAACTCGGCCTGGCGCTCGCGGCGGAGGCGGGGCGTGCGCCCGCCGTCGTCGTCTGCGAGATGCTCGACGACGAGAGCGGCGCGGCGCTCTCCCCGGACGCCGCCCGCGAGTACGCCCGTCGAACCGGCGTCCCCTACGTCGAGGGCGAGGAACTCGTCGAGGCGCTCTCGTAG
- a CDS encoding branched-chain amino acid transaminase: MTVFEEMAEDGVIWQNGEFVDWADATTHVLTHGLHYGTGIFEGVRAYDTEQGTALFRWDEHLDRFYQSAKPYDMEIEYSREELTEATLATIRRNDLESAYVRPIAFYGYHSLGVSPGDCPTDVVVAAWPWGAYLGEEALEEGIEVMVSSWRKHASSQIPTNAKTTGLYVNSMLAGEEARRNGFAEAIVLNKEGNVAEGPGENLFLVRDDTIYTPGLSESILDGITRDTVITLAEERGYEVNDTTSISRGELNTADELFFTGSAAEVTPIRQVDNVVIGNGSRGPVTEELQQAFFDLVERRTDEHDDWFTYV; the protein is encoded by the coding sequence ATGACCGTCTTCGAGGAGATGGCGGAGGACGGGGTCATCTGGCAGAACGGCGAGTTCGTCGACTGGGCCGACGCGACGACCCACGTCCTCACGCACGGCCTCCACTACGGAACGGGTATCTTCGAGGGTGTCCGCGCGTACGACACCGAACAGGGCACCGCGCTCTTCCGCTGGGACGAGCACCTCGACCGCTTCTACCAGTCGGCCAAGCCGTACGACATGGAGATCGAGTACTCGCGCGAGGAACTCACCGAGGCCACCCTGGCGACGATCCGCCGGAACGACCTCGAGTCGGCGTACGTCCGGCCGATCGCCTTCTACGGCTACCACAGCCTCGGCGTCTCGCCGGGCGACTGCCCGACGGACGTCGTCGTCGCCGCGTGGCCGTGGGGCGCGTACCTCGGCGAGGAGGCGCTGGAGGAGGGCATCGAGGTGATGGTCTCCTCGTGGCGCAAGCACGCCTCCAGCCAGATCCCGACGAACGCGAAGACGACGGGGCTGTACGTGAACTCGATGCTCGCGGGCGAGGAGGCTCGCCGCAACGGCTTCGCGGAGGCGATCGTCCTGAACAAGGAGGGCAACGTGGCGGAGGGTCCCGGCGAGAACCTCTTCCTCGTGCGCGACGACACCATCTACACGCCCGGCCTGAGCGAGTCCATCCTTGACGGCATCACCCGCGACACGGTCATCACGCTCGCCGAGGAGCGCGGCTACGAGGTCAACGACACCACGAGCATCTCGCGGGGCGAACTGAACACGGCGGACGAACTGTTCTTCACCGGCTCGGCGGCCGAGGTCACGCCGATCCGCCAGGTGGACAACGTCGTGATCGGGAACGGGTCGCGCGGGCCGGTGACCGAGGAACTCCAGCAGGCGTTCTTCGACCTCGTGGAGCGCCGGACGGACGAGCACGACGACTGGTTCACGTACGTTTAG
- a CDS encoding ferritin-like domain-containing protein, which yields MALENRDDEHEQTQRSETDDGRRRFLTGSAGAIGALALGSAFGAQSVLASGDDHGTDTEEQTEDAFEDDVAILNYALTLEYLEAAFYRRALDNLNRNDLLSDRLDELPESVRERIFEQLTVIQEHEEIHVEFLTEVITDLGGEPAEEPEFDFGSAVEEPVEFIRTAAVLEDTGVAAYAGAAPSIEDEDLVPPALSIHSVEARHASFVRELGGQIGFPDAFDEPLPRDAVLEAASQFIVSDSSEEDDGETETATDDDETETETATDDGH from the coding sequence GTGGCTCTCGAAAATCGAGACGACGAGCACGAGCAGACGCAACGATCGGAAACCGACGACGGCCGTCGACGATTTCTCACCGGTTCCGCAGGCGCGATCGGTGCCCTGGCACTCGGGAGCGCGTTCGGCGCCCAATCGGTGCTGGCTAGCGGCGACGATCACGGGACTGACACCGAAGAACAGACGGAGGATGCGTTCGAGGACGACGTCGCCATCCTCAACTACGCACTGACCCTCGAGTATCTGGAGGCGGCCTTCTACCGACGAGCCCTCGACAATCTGAACCGGAACGACCTGCTGTCCGACCGCCTCGACGAACTGCCCGAGTCGGTCCGAGAGCGGATCTTCGAGCAACTCACCGTCATCCAGGAACACGAGGAGATCCACGTCGAGTTCCTCACCGAGGTGATCACCGACCTCGGTGGCGAACCCGCCGAGGAACCGGAGTTCGACTTCGGGTCGGCAGTCGAAGAGCCAGTCGAGTTCATCCGAACCGCTGCAGTGCTCGAGGACACCGGCGTCGCCGCGTACGCGGGCGCCGCGCCATCGATCGAGGACGAGGATCTCGTCCCGCCAGCCCTCAGCATCCACAGCGTCGAGGCCCGCCACGCCTCGTTCGTGCGCGAACTCGGCGGACAGATCGGGTTCCCCGACGCGTTCGACGAACCCCTGCCCAGGGACGCCGTGCTCGAAGCGGCTAGCCAGTTCATCGTCTCCGACTCGTCCGAGGAGGACGACGGTGAGACGGAGACGGCAACGGACGACGACGAGACGGAGACGGAGACGGCAACGGACGACGGCCACTGA
- a CDS encoding phosphotransferase family protein, whose product MTDEADGRDDYLARLVDPERLREFLDAELGPAAEFAVERHPKGHSNETLFVTHGDRDLVVRRPPPGETADTAHDVLREYRVMDALQDTPVPLPETVCACEDESVLGAEFFVMARSEGDVLRDAEPERFAAPEHRRRIGEELVDTLAAIHSVDPESVGLGDFGRPAGFTERQADRWSKQFQWAFEVTADEREVPAIHETTTWLKEHVPDTHPETLVHGDYKLDNVMFGPGTPPELVGVFDWELSTLGDPLTDLGWMLSFWRDPGDPEPATPELRSTFMEREGYPRRRDLVDRYEAATGIEYDHDRFYRTLAVYKLAALGEMFFRRYLEGNSDDPVYPKMEEGVPALGERCLRIIDGEEGL is encoded by the coding sequence ATGACCGACGAAGCGGACGGCCGCGACGACTACCTCGCCCGGCTCGTCGACCCCGAACGCCTCCGCGAGTTCCTCGATGCCGAACTCGGCCCCGCGGCGGAGTTCGCGGTCGAGCGCCACCCGAAGGGCCACTCGAACGAGACGCTGTTCGTGACCCACGGCGACCGCGACCTGGTGGTCCGCCGGCCGCCGCCGGGGGAGACGGCCGACACGGCCCACGACGTGCTCCGGGAGTACCGGGTCATGGACGCCCTGCAGGACACGCCGGTTCCCCTTCCGGAGACGGTGTGCGCCTGCGAGGACGAGTCGGTGCTCGGCGCGGAGTTCTTCGTGATGGCACGGAGCGAGGGCGACGTCCTGCGCGACGCGGAGCCGGAGCGGTTTGCGGCCCCCGAGCACCGCCGCCGAATCGGCGAGGAACTGGTCGACACCCTCGCGGCGATCCACTCGGTCGACCCCGAGTCGGTCGGCCTCGGCGACTTCGGCCGGCCGGCCGGGTTCACCGAGCGCCAGGCCGACCGCTGGTCGAAGCAGTTCCAGTGGGCGTTCGAGGTGACCGCCGACGAGCGCGAGGTGCCCGCCATCCACGAGACGACGACGTGGCTGAAGGAGCACGTCCCAGACACGCACCCGGAGACGCTGGTCCACGGCGACTACAAGCTCGACAACGTCATGTTCGGGCCCGGCACGCCACCGGAGCTGGTGGGCGTGTTCGACTGGGAGCTGTCGACGCTCGGGGACCCGCTGACGGACCTCGGCTGGATGCTGTCGTTCTGGCGCGACCCCGGCGATCCGGAGCCGGCGACCCCCGAACTGCGGTCGACGTTCATGGAGCGCGAGGGGTACCCCCGCCGGCGCGACCTGGTGGACCGCTACGAGGCCGCGACGGGGATCGAGTACGACCACGACCGCTTCTACCGGACGCTCGCGGTGTACAAGCTCGCGGCGCTCGGCGAGATGTTCTTCCGGCGGTACCTGGAGGGGAACAGCGACGACCCGGTGTACCCGAAGATGGAGGAGGGCGTTCCTGCGCTCGGTGAACGGTGTCTCCGGATCATCGACGGTGAGGAGGGTTTGTAG
- a CDS encoding acyl-CoA dehydrogenase family protein codes for MSYDDSEAARELADRAREFLDEEVIPVEREVLGGDPVTAEQVADLRAVAREYDVYCPQIGEEFGGMGVDFRDALPMFEVAGRSLLGPAACRVDAPDEGNMHTLELLGTDDQQEEYLRPLVAGELSSGFSMTEPMQGAGSDPKMLKTEARAEGDEWVIDGHKWWTTGGTEADFLIVMARTDPDAHPYAGCSLLLVDADADGLTVERDIPHLGGGVTGTGHAEITFDGVRVPEENLLGELNEGFRHAQERLGPARLTHCMRYSGMAERALDVATAYASEREGFDGPLAEKQSLRYDVADAETRLHAVRTTVRDAADRIARGEEARVHVSMSKTFAANVVQDVVDTCLQACGANGIGKDLPISDFYEAVRRFRLVDGADEVHRRVVAREAFADVDPDELANVTRYDG; via the coding sequence ATCAGCTACGACGACAGCGAGGCCGCCCGCGAACTCGCCGACAGGGCGCGGGAGTTCCTCGACGAGGAGGTGATCCCCGTCGAGCGCGAGGTCCTCGGCGGCGACCCGGTCACGGCCGAGCAGGTGGCCGACCTCCGCGCAGTGGCCCGCGAGTACGACGTCTACTGCCCGCAGATCGGCGAGGAGTTCGGCGGCATGGGCGTGGACTTCCGCGACGCGCTCCCGATGTTCGAGGTCGCCGGGCGCTCGCTGCTTGGCCCGGCCGCCTGCCGCGTCGACGCGCCCGACGAGGGGAACATGCACACGCTGGAGCTGCTCGGCACCGACGACCAGCAGGAGGAGTACCTCCGCCCCCTGGTCGCCGGCGAACTCTCCTCGGGTTTCTCGATGACCGAGCCGATGCAGGGCGCCGGCTCCGATCCGAAGATGCTGAAGACCGAGGCGAGAGCGGAGGGCGACGAGTGGGTGATCGACGGCCACAAGTGGTGGACGACCGGCGGGACGGAGGCGGACTTCCTCATCGTGATGGCTCGGACCGACCCGGACGCGCACCCCTACGCGGGCTGTTCGCTGCTGCTCGTCGACGCCGACGCGGACGGGCTCACGGTCGAGCGCGACATCCCCCACCTCGGGGGCGGCGTCACCGGAACGGGCCACGCGGAGATCACGTTCGACGGCGTGCGCGTACCCGAGGAGAACCTCCTCGGCGAGTTGAACGAGGGGTTCCGACACGCCCAAGAGCGGCTCGGCCCCGCGCGGCTCACCCACTGCATGCGCTACTCCGGGATGGCCGAGCGCGCGCTCGACGTGGCGACGGCGTACGCCAGCGAGCGCGAGGGGTTCGACGGCCCGCTGGCCGAGAAGCAGTCACTTCGGTACGACGTCGCCGACGCGGAGACGCGGCTCCACGCCGTCCGGACGACCGTACGCGACGCGGCCGACCGCATCGCCCGGGGCGAGGAGGCGCGCGTCCACGTCTCGATGAGCAAGACGTTCGCCGCAAACGTCGTCCAGGACGTGGTGGACACGTGTCTCCAGGCGTGTGGCGCCAACGGGATCGGGAAGGACCTCCCCATCTCGGACTTCTACGAGGCCGTCAGGCGGTTCCGGCTGGTCGACGGCGCCGACGAGGTGCACAGGCGGGTCGTCGCCCGCGAGGCGTTCGCGGACGTCGATCCCGACGAGCTGGCGAACGTCACGCGCTACGACGGCTGA
- a CDS encoding alpha/beta fold hydrolase has translation MDHHDWADAQVERTVAVDRHDLDYAVYEAGADNDGPPVVFLHGIPTWSYLWRDAAPALAEHRHVLAPDFVGYGNSSNRDGFDRSVRAQTVALADFLAERPGNDVDFVAHDIGGAVALRYAAARPEAVGRMVLSNAACFDSWPVEFVNSLGVPGETEGWDDEELDDKLDFLFAEGAYDEADPEWLAGMKAPWKRDGGRTALARAAVSTNTNHTTEIEYGDITADLLCLWGGEDVLQPAENGERLVAETAGDGEVVALDEAYHWVTQDRPEAYREHLLDFLSD, from the coding sequence ATGGACCATCACGACTGGGCGGACGCGCAGGTCGAGAGGACCGTGGCGGTGGACCGACACGACCTCGACTACGCCGTCTACGAGGCCGGGGCGGACAACGACGGGCCGCCGGTCGTGTTCCTCCACGGCATCCCGACGTGGTCGTACCTCTGGCGGGACGCCGCCCCCGCGCTCGCCGAGCACCGGCACGTCCTCGCACCCGACTTCGTCGGCTACGGAAACTCGTCTAACCGCGACGGCTTCGACCGGTCGGTGCGTGCACAGACGGTCGCGCTCGCGGACTTCCTCGCCGAGCGGCCGGGGAACGACGTCGACTTCGTCGCCCACGACATCGGCGGCGCCGTCGCGCTTCGATACGCCGCCGCCCGACCCGAGGCCGTCGGGCGGATGGTGCTCTCGAACGCCGCCTGCTTCGATTCCTGGCCGGTCGAGTTCGTCAACTCGCTGGGCGTGCCGGGCGAGACCGAGGGCTGGGACGACGAGGAACTGGACGACAAACTTGACTTCCTGTTCGCGGAGGGCGCCTACGACGAGGCCGACCCCGAGTGGCTCGCGGGGATGAAGGCGCCCTGGAAGCGCGACGGGGGACGGACGGCCCTCGCCCGGGCGGCGGTATCGACGAACACGAACCACACCACGGAGATCGAGTACGGCGACATCACGGCGGACCTGCTCTGCCTCTGGGGCGGCGAGGACGTGCTCCAGCCGGCCGAGAACGGTGAGCGACTGGTAGCGGAGACGGCGGGCGACGGCGAGGTGGTCGCGCTCGACGAGGCGTACCACTGGGTCACGCAGGATAGACCGGAGGCGTACCGCGAGCACCTGCTCGACTTCCTGTCCGACTGA
- a CDS encoding acyl-CoA dehydrogenase family protein, giving the protein MRFQLTSEQEAIRDVVREFGENEIRLVAREHDEAGEYPHDLVEQAARYDLVAPSISEEYGGAGMDLLTSSIVTEELWRADGGIGSAIGSRGFGSTMIEAFGDEWMKEEWLPRVTSGESATCSCISEPGHGSEVAGIETTAERDGNEWVLNGNKMWITNGTVADVAVVMAKTSPGEGHRGITAFLVETDRDGFEPTKIDNKLGIRASDLAEIVIDDVRIPEDHVVGGIDEGFYQLMAFFAEGRTSVAAQAVGSAQGALDAAKAYALEREQGGQPISEYQAIRHMLSEMATKVEAARSLTYRAATHVEGGEDEAAARFASMAKLFASERAVEVADDAIQVHGGAGYVTDHPVERFFRDARITKIYEGTSEIQKNIVADQLLG; this is encoded by the coding sequence ATGAGGTTCCAGCTTACGAGCGAGCAGGAGGCGATCCGCGACGTGGTCCGCGAGTTCGGCGAGAACGAAATTAGGCTGGTCGCACGTGAACACGACGAAGCCGGGGAGTACCCCCACGACCTCGTCGAGCAGGCGGCCCGGTACGACCTGGTCGCGCCGAGCATCTCCGAGGAGTACGGCGGCGCGGGGATGGACCTCCTCACATCCTCGATCGTCACCGAGGAGCTCTGGCGGGCGGACGGCGGCATCGGGAGCGCAATCGGCTCACGGGGGTTCGGGTCGACGATGATCGAGGCGTTCGGGGACGAGTGGATGAAGGAGGAGTGGCTCCCCCGCGTCACGTCCGGCGAGTCGGCCACCTGCTCGTGCATCTCCGAGCCGGGACACGGTTCGGAGGTCGCGGGTATCGAGACCACCGCGGAGCGGGACGGGAACGAGTGGGTGCTGAACGGGAACAAGATGTGGATCACGAACGGGACCGTGGCCGACGTCGCGGTCGTGATGGCGAAGACGTCGCCCGGCGAGGGCCACCGCGGCATCACCGCGTTCCTCGTCGAGACGGACCGCGACGGCTTCGAGCCGACGAAGATCGACAACAAGCTCGGCATCCGCGCGTCGGACCTCGCGGAGATCGTGATCGACGACGTGCGCATCCCCGAGGACCACGTCGTCGGCGGCATCGACGAGGGGTTCTACCAGCTGATGGCGTTCTTCGCGGAGGGTCGCACCTCGGTCGCCGCGCAGGCCGTCGGCTCCGCCCAGGGCGCGCTCGACGCTGCGAAGGCGTACGCCCTGGAACGCGAGCAGGGCGGCCAGCCCATCTCGGAGTACCAGGCGATCCGTCACATGCTCTCGGAGATGGCGACGAAGGTGGAGGCGGCGCGGTCGCTGACGTACCGGGCCGCAACCCACGTCGAGGGGGGCGAGGACGAGGCGGCCGCGCGGTTCGCCTCGATGGCGAAACTGTTCGCCTCCGAGCGCGCCGTCGAGGTCGCGGACGACGCCATCCAGGTCCACGGCGGGGCCGGCTACGTCACGGACCACCCCGTCGAGCGGTTCTTCCGCGACGCCCGCATCACGAAGATCTACGAGGGGACCTCCGAGATCCAGAAGAACATCGTCGCGGACCAGTTGCTCGGCTGA
- a CDS encoding Lrp/AsnC family transcriptional regulator — protein MNEAAPDWEFSERDVVILEELAANPGISSRELADVLETQYGIDVSHVTVSETIRKMREEGVFRDAIVPNEEYFIFGLFEFKFDPTHFAEEWRDAMAYIRDDPHTLFYFLSDGEYQWKSVMMFPTRESESRWIHEFYKEHGKVVSNLRNHVVHNVIKFRTDPEIFRTLREESG, from the coding sequence ATGAACGAAGCGGCCCCGGACTGGGAGTTCTCGGAGCGCGACGTCGTCATCCTGGAGGAACTCGCTGCCAACCCCGGCATCTCCTCCCGCGAACTGGCTGACGTCCTTGAGACGCAGTACGGCATCGACGTCTCGCACGTCACCGTCTCGGAGACGATCCGGAAGATGCGCGAGGAGGGCGTGTTCCGCGACGCCATCGTCCCGAACGAGGAGTACTTCATCTTCGGACTGTTCGAGTTCAAGTTCGACCCGACCCACTTCGCCGAGGAGTGGCGCGACGCGATGGCGTACATCCGCGACGACCCCCACACCCTCTTCTACTTCCTCTCGGACGGCGAGTACCAGTGGAAGTCGGTGATGATGTTCCCGACGCGGGAGTCGGAGTCCCGGTGGATCCACGAGTTCTACAAGGAGCACGGCAAGGTCGTCTCGAACCTCCGGAACCACGTCGTCCACAACGTCATCAAGTTCCGGACCGACCCCGAGATATTCCGGACGCTCCGGGAGGAGTCGGGCTGA
- a CDS encoding MaoC/PaaZ C-terminal domain-containing protein yields the protein MTYADRTVGDSWETAARTVTEADVVNFAGVSGDFNDLHLDAEGMANSEYGERIAHGALVFSVLTGLVWQGRPDADREDLVALYGVDDLRFRSPVFVGDTVHVELEVTDKRPNDHPIAEGVVHTDAEVVKADSTVALSCTLLSLEK from the coding sequence ATGACGTACGCGGACCGGACCGTCGGCGACTCGTGGGAGACGGCGGCGCGGACCGTCACCGAGGCCGACGTGGTGAACTTCGCGGGCGTCAGCGGCGACTTCAACGACCTCCACCTCGACGCCGAAGGGATGGCGAACTCCGAGTACGGCGAGCGCATCGCCCACGGCGCGCTCGTCTTCTCGGTGCTCACCGGACTCGTCTGGCAGGGCCGGCCCGACGCCGACCGCGAGGACCTCGTCGCCCTCTACGGCGTCGACGACCTCCGGTTCCGGTCCCCGGTGTTCGTCGGCGACACGGTCCACGTCGAACTGGAGGTGACCGACAAACGGCCGAATGACCACCCGATCGCCGAGGGCGTCGTCCACACCGACGCCGAGGTCGTGAAGGCCGACAGCACCGTCGCGCTCTCGTGTACCCTGCTCTCACTGGAGAAGTGA